TACTATCAGCTGTTCATTCAGCATTACGGTGACCACCTGTTGTCAGGTTTCACCCATTATAACCTGTCCAACGGATTATAAAGCCTGTCCGGGAACTTCTACCGATCCAATGGTCAGCGGATTTGCAACCGCTACAAAAGGACAATCCGGCTGCGCTGATCCCATCGTGAGTTATGCTGATTCCATCAGTCTGGGCAAATGTCCCGGTACTAAAAGAATCATCCGAATTTGGACAGCAACCGATCCGAATAACGCATTGCTTAAATCCAACTGTGTGCAATTGGTTGAACTCAAGGATGACAGCCCACCTAGTTTTACCAGTTGTCCGTCCAATCTGACTGTTTATACCAATACAACAGATTGTAAAGCAACTGTCAGCTGGAGTTTTCCAACGGCTACAGACGATTGTGCCGGTGCAGTGACTCCTGTAGGCAGCCATACCTCCGGAAGTGTTTTTCCGGTAGGTATCACAAAAGTGGTCTACGTGGCTACAGATGGTTGCGGTAATGCCGCTGAGCATAGTTTTACCATCACGGTGTTGAGTAATTGCTGCAACAAGCCACCGGTCATTAATTGCCCACCCGATTATCTTGGTTGTCCGGTATTGCAATGTGGACCAAATGTTTCCGGCGAGGCTAAAGCAAGCCCATCAGATCCTTCTTGTGGCACACCTATTCTGAGCTATCGGGATTCCTTGCTGAATATTTATTCTGCGTGCCCCAACGCCAAAAAATTTATCAGAATTTGGAAAGCCACCGATCCAAATGACCCTAAACTTTACAGTGAGTGTCGTCAATTAATAGAATTGAACGATCGCACTCCACCTGTTTGGAATTCTTGCCCGGCTAATATAACAGTAGATGCTTGGGGAGCTTGTGAAATTACAGTCAACTGGACACCACCAACTGCCACCGACAATTGTGGAGGTTTTGTGCAGATTACTTCCAATTATGTACCCGGTCAAAAGTTCACCGCCGGTATTCACCACGTAGTTTATACCGCCAGAGATGCCTGTGGAAATTACATCAATCATTCCTTTACGATCACCGTGTTGGGTGCGGGATTAAAAATAACCTGCCCGGCAGACATCGTGGTAGATCGAATTGATCCAAATTTGCCCGGAGCGTATGTAAATTGGAACCATCCAACCGTTCAGTCCTGTGGATCTTGCAAAGATTCACTTTCCGGTTTTATCTATATGGGAACATATAATGGAAGCAAATACTTTTGCTCGAGGAAACCTGCTACCTGGACGGAGGCTAAACGCATTTGTGAACTGAATGGAGGCATGTTGGCTGTGATGAACAGCCCTGCTGAAAATAATTATGTTGCGAGCAAACTCATGGGTGCAACTGCCTATATAGGCTTACACGATCGCAATGTGGAGGGCTTTTTCGAATGGGTGGACAACAGCCCGCTAAGTTTTACAAACTGGTATCCCGGTCAGCCAAACAATGCCAACGGCGATCAGGATTATGGAGAACTTCTTCCGGATGGAACCTGGAATGATCAGTACAATGATTGTCTTCGTGAGTTTATTTGCGAGGTGCCTTGTTATGAAATCAAACAAATTGCAGGCCCCCCTTGCGGATCACTTTTCCCATGCGGAACTACTAAAGTGACTTATGTTGCCACACAGGGTGGCTATCACGATACCTGTAGCTTCACGGTCACCGTAAAATGTCAAAACAATGGAAATTATTGCGAATCCAGGGGGCAGTGGAGTAATTATACCTGGATTCAAAAAGTGAGTCTTGGCAACCTGTACAATAATTCAGGAAATAACGGAGGCTATGCCTATTTCCCAAGTCCATGCAACTCCTACAATTGGGGCAAGACTTATAATCTTTGTCTTACACCCGGATTTGGTGGACCAAACTATCAGGTGTATTGGAAAGTGTGGATTGATTACAATGCTGATGGTGATTTTTATGATGCCGACGAACTGGTAGCTTATGGAACCGGAACAGGGGTTTTGTGTGGAAATATAACCATACCTGGTAATTGTAACTGTCCCACAAGAAGTACAAGAATGAGGGTTTCGATGGCGTATGGTGGTTATCCGTCCAATCCATGCTGTACTTTCAGCTATGGAGAAGTGGAGGATTACTGCGTCATCATTCAGCCACAAACGCTTACCGGAAATCCAACTTCAAATCTAAAATCCTCTACTGCAGCAGAACAACTCAAATGTGTAGAAAACTGTTTGGACGTGCTGAGTGAAAGATCCATTGACTCAGGAGCTGATCTGGGAGAGGTCACTTTAGAACCAAATAATGATTTGTTGATTTTCCCCAACCCGGCTAGGGAGGAATTACAAATCAAAACCTTTGGCCATGCTAATGGGCAGATCAATGTATTTGATGCAAGAGGCAGATTGGTTTACACGACCGCCTGTACAGGTCAACAACAAATCATTGATGTCCGAAATTGGTCAGAAGGATACTACTTATTAAGTTTGGACCAAACAAATGGAACTAAAATGTTGCGAAAATTCGCGGTGATTAAATAAATAGAATATTAACCGAAGCAATGATAAGCCGGACTTCCTTCAATGGAAGCCGGCTTTTTTATATCAGCAATGGAGATTGGGAATATTTTCGATTTTAGGTTTAATAAATATCCTCCATTCAGCCATTCAAAATTTCCAAATTTAAATTACGGTGTTGCGCAAAATCAAAGCCAACATCCAATCACATTTTAAAATTGAATCAGACTGTAAATAAATTTTGCAAAAAACTACCTTGATATTTTTATTTAAGATACTTTTGTCTTATTTATAAAATAAAAGATATTGATCGAAAAATAAATCGCATATATGAAGAATCTAGTTTACCTTTTAATGGGATTGGTTTGTATTATTTCAGCCAAAGTGACGGCTCAAGAAAGTGAAAATAAAATGAGTAATCCAACTTCGGTTTTAGCGGGGTATCATGTTGGTGTGGTACAAATTATGTTTGCTGCTAATAAAGGTAATTTTACTACGCTTGATAAATATGATTTTTACTTTATTGGATTTCCAATAGGCATTACTTTTAACACAGCCGGTAAATTGAAATTTGATCTGGAATTTGTTCCTGTTGTTAAACCCTATTTCAATTCAGGAGTTCCCATTCAAGTGCATCTTCTTTTTCACCCAGGAATTTTATATCCTTTAGGAAATGGTTGGACATTTGGTTTTAGACTGGCGTATGAAAATTCGGTAAACCAAATTGGCTTCACTCCATTGATCAATAAAGGATTCAAAAGAAAAAACAATTCCGTCTTCTTCTTGGAATTGGTCGCACCTGCAAGATTTGGCCCGGAGAAAAATTCCGGTTATACACAACTGGGGGGTCTTCATGTTGGTCTAGGATTCTAGGATTTAAACATAGAGTTGACAGTGGTTGGTCAACTATTCCACAAAAATAAAAATTCACCTAAGTTTTAAACGCACTTCCTGAAAATTGAAATTTACAATTTGAGAAGTCAGGACTATGAAGATAAATTTTTTCTGGCAGATTATTCATGGATATATTCCTGTTGGCTTCTTGGATTTGGATTATTTTTGCCCTTGATTCAAATCTACCATCCATGCTTAAACATTCCATTGCTTTACACGGCGGAGCCGGAACCATCCTGAGATCAGAAATGTCTCCGGAAAAGGAAAGTCAGTATTTAATGGCTCTGGAAGAGGCGCTGGAAACCGGATTCGAAATTCTTCACAAAGGCGGCTCTGCTTTGGATGCGGTGGAGAAGTCAGTTAGCATTCTTGAGGATTGTCCATTGTTCAATGCCGGCCGTGGGTCCGTTTTTACCTTTGACGGGAAGCATGAAATGGATGCTTCCATTATGGATGGTTGTAATCTCGATGGTGGTGCGGTAGCGATGCTCAGAAATGTAAAAAATCCTATTCATCTGGCACGGCTGGTCATGGATCAAAGCAACCATGTTTTTCTTGCAGGAGAGGGTGCCGAAGAATTTGCCAAATCACATCAGGTGGAATTTAAACCTTCAGAATACTTTTACGATGAGTTTCGTTATCAACAATGGTTGTCCGTAAAAGGTAGTGAAGAAATCATGCTTGACCATATCTCTGTTAAGGAGCATAAGTTTGGTACAGTAGGTGCTGTAGCACGTGACCGGCACGGAAATCTTGCGGCCGCTACATCGACAGGAGGAATGACCAATAAGAAATTTGGCCGCATTGGAGATACCCCTATGCTCGGTGCAGGCACTTATGCAGATAATTCTTCTTGTGCCATCTCCTGTACCGGTTCAGGAGAATATTTCATTCGCATCAATGCGGCCTTTCATGTCCATGCATTGATGAAATATCAACGCCTGAATCTACAGGAAGCCTGCGACAAAGTAGTGCAGGACCTCCTTCCTTCGATTGGTGGAGATGGAGGTCTTATTGGTGTTGATCATTCAGGAAATGTATGCCTTAGTTTCAATACGGAGGGTATGTACAGAGCGTTAAAAGATTCGGACGGAAATAAAGAGGTGCTGATTTACACATAATAATTCAACCGATCAGAAAATATTTTAATCACCTATTTCTGAAGATTGTTTTCATTTACCCTGAATGCAACAATTTCCCGGATTAAGTCATATGGTATAGGACCGTCCAGTGGAAACTGGACCGAACCTTTCCCTTGTTTATATGCACTTAATTGCTGCTTGAATGCTTCATGTCCGGAAGGCGTCGCATACAATCCAATGTGATGCTTGAATCCGGCAAAATAAATCAATGGTTTTTTGTTGGTCTTGTAAGCCGGCATGCCATAAGAAATATTTTCCACAGCATCCGGTGCATGGTCTTTAATGATCTTTCTGATCTTCTCCAATTTCTCTCTTACTTCTTCCGGAAAACTAGCTATGTATTCATCCACAGTTTTTATTTCAGTATTCATTGCGCTTTTACTCTTTTGTCAGTTCAAATAGGAATCTCCAATTTTAGGAAAAATAAAAATAATGTTCCGTTTTGATTTAAAAATTATTCCATGCATCAAATACTTTGTCCAAATGTAATTAAATTGTGGTCGGGATCGAGTACAGAAAATTCTTGTTGGCCCCATGGTTTCTTTTGCAAAGATCCCTGTGGATGAATTTTCACTCCGTTGTCCATCAATGATTGATATAGTTTTTCAATTTCATCTGTCCTGATATAAATTTGACCGTAATTTATATATGGGTCTAGTTCCACAAATTCAAAAAAGTGAATTTGAATTCTATCTCTCTGTACCATCAGGTAACCCTCATGATCAGCATCTCCAAATTCCTGGAATTTCAGTTTGTTTAAATAAAATTCCTTTGTAATTGCTTTATTGCGCATGGGTAATTTTGGATGGATGTCTGTGAGCATATATTAGAATTTCAGTTGTTCAAAATCACATTTTTATGAATTGATGACAATAGATAAAGTTTTTGAGTAGAGCACAAATATAATTAATACCTGAAGTATTGGGGGAAATGTCAAGGTTTGTGTCACTCCAAAACATTCACTTTGAAGTACAATATTTTCGTAAATGTCTCTAATTTTAATTGAAATTAATTCATTTTGGTATGGCATTTAAACATTTATAATGTCACTTGTTAGATTAATGAAAATTTTTAGTTGGTCATCACTTTTAACTGACGTGTTGTCAACCATCATACACTAGACTTTTATTGGTAAATTTCTGTATGATAAAACCAACTCCTGATTAGTACTGGTAAAAGTTTAAACGTTTAATCATATATCTTGCGTGAATCATATATCATATCTCTTCAACAACCTCCTCTAAACTCAATTTTCCATCCAGATCCAGCTTTTTCAACAACCTGCTTTTCATCGTACGGATTGCACCAGGTCCAACCCCCAGTGTTGCAGCCATGTCTTTATTGGTAAAAGATAATTTTATCAAAGCAAAAAATCGGATTTCTCCTTGGGTAAGGCCCGGAAAGCGACTTTTCAAACGAGTAAAATAGCCCGTATGCACCCTTTCAAAAAGTTCCTTAAATTTAACCCATTCTCCCTCTGTTAAGATAGTTTTGACGCGAAGATTTTCCAGGTCCTGGTCGTTGGCTGTCAGCTCCACCTCTGACTCCAGAATTTCAAGCCTCTTGCTTTTTTCAATCAGTGAATTTTTGAAGTCATTTAATTGCTCATGAGCCAGTGCCAATTCTCTCGCAGCTTCCTCCAGAGATTTTTGAGACTCTCTCTTCTGTTGTTTAATTTGTTTTTGTTTGTAATAAAAGATAAAAGTTGCGATCAAAACGAAAAATCCTAATATCTTCCAAAGCACCGACCTGATAAATAATTGTCTGTTGATATTTCGGGCCAACTCTTCTTCTCTTTCCTTGTATGCCTTAATTTCAAAATCCATTTCGTGCCTGATGAGGGCATTCTGATCCTTTTGTTGATTTATTTTTTGGGACCAAAATAAGATAGAATCCAAGACAACTGAAATCCTCGATACAGATTGGTTCTTTTCGCCCAAGAGCACCCGGAGTTTATAGTAATCCAGGAAATTCTGTTCATCGGTGTTCCGAGAAATTGCTTTTTCCATCGTAGGCAATAATGCCCGGGCTTCCACTGTTTTCCCTGTCATGAGATAAGATTCTGCCAATCTGATAGAGAAAGACAATATGTTGTTGTAAAAAGCAGCATCGACTAAAATGGGTAGAGCATTTCTGAAGAAAGGAATGGCTTGTTCAATTTCATTTTTAGCGTAGTGTATTTTGCCTTCATATCCATACATAATACCTCTCCATCCCTTGATGGGCGGCCTGGTGGTATCCTCCTGAACATATACTTCAATGCATTTTTTTATATAAAGTGACGAACTGTCATATTGGCCAAGTTTCAAACTTATCTGAGACAGTAAATCGTAAGAAAGCATTTTCCTATGACCTTTCATTTTATCTGCAAATGATTTAATCGCATATTCTTTGGCCTTTGGATAATCTCCAAGCAAATACAAGATGCCTGCTATTCGAAGTGCAATCATCTGTGGCACCAGAATTTCATTCCCAGACTCATTATTGGCCAGGTCAAAAGCTCTCATCATATAACTGAGTGACGTTCCACCTCGTCCTTTTTCTTTGAGTATTTGTGCCAAGTACAAGAGTGCATGTGCTTCTATGAGGCGATGCCCATTTATATCAACTTCATGAACGACTTTGAGAAATGTTGCGACTTTCTGATCTATTGAGGAGCTGTCTTCATACAATTTTGTTCTCTGCTCAAGTACACTATACATCAATAAGGAGATATCATCCTTTTTCAAGTTTGCCAGTTCTTTCAATTCACCCAGGTTAGAATGTATGGCACTGTAACTTTGCTTCTCTAATAAGAAAGAGGTATAAATCGAATCAATTATTCTTAACCTCTGAGGATAATCAACTGTAAAGGCCTCCCCAAACTGGGCACTCAGGCTAAGCTGCAAGAGAAAGAATAGAATTCCCGTGAATTGAGATTTCATTTGTACATCAAAATGTAGAGGTAAAATTAAATGGAGTTTGCTGGTAATTGATTAAATTACATTAATTTATAAAACCATCCTATCAGATACCTGGAGTCTAATTTAAAATCAGAATTTAACAAGACCCATCCAATCCAATTTGTGTCCCGTTGCATTTTAACCTCTTCATAGAAAAATATTATTAACACACCTAATAATAACCTGGATTTCCCAGTAGGGGGAAGACTGAATTTCATAAATTGAAATCAGCCCCTAACTTCAATTTTGAAATTACTACACCAATTTTTAGATAATTGTTCAAAAGTCTGAACGAAAGACCAGTCAAGAAAAATTTATTCCTTCTGCAGAAGGATTCGTCATTGTCCAAAGCACCCTAATACCTAATTACATATTATAATAATTTATATATAACAAATTTTCCTTTTGCAGTTGGATTATATTCTATTTTTAACCTTTGCCTCGTCAACTAAACAAAATGAAAAAGACCAACTCAAATCCTCCGGGCCAATTTGTCAGGCAGTTTATTTGGGTTATGGGGATTACCTTACTTTTTTCATTGGGATGCACCAAGGATCACATCAACGTCATAGACGACAACAATCCTGCTTCTGTAACCAACATCTCCCGACTCAAAATCGAAAACTACGTCAATCGACTCTACATTGACCTTGTGGGACGGGAGCCCCTCAAAACAGAGCTCAAGGAAGAGTCGGACACTCTGAAAGCACGGGAGCTGAGCCGCGAAGCCCGACTCGATTTGATCACTCGTCTGATGTCTGATACCAGTTTTCGCGTAGGAGAAAGATCTTACAATGCTGCCTTTCACCTCAATCTGTACAACCTCGCAAAGGTGCGATGCCTGGAAGGGGTTACAGATGAAGAAATCCAAATGAAAATGAGCCTGCTGCTCACTGATGCCATGAGGGACTCCATGAACCTAAACTGGAAAGGATTTTATGCAAAGCTTGACATCCTCCGACGCTATCAGGACGTTCTCGAAAGCCAGCAGGAGTTACTCGAAGGACATATTGCCTATCACCAGATGTTCACCTTCCTGGTCAACAATGGGATTTACGACATCATCAACATGAACACCTTTAACTTCATACGGGCTGTATTCAACGAACTGTTATTCCGTTTGCCCACCGATCAGGAATACAACTCTGCTTTTGACATTATTGAAAACAGCGCAGCCGGTCAGGCCTTTGGAAGATACGTCACAAATAAAACCGAATACGTGGAGGCCCTCGTAGAATCCCCGGCCATGCTGGAAGGCATGATTATCTGGACCTTTCAGGTCTATCTAAACCGATTTCCAACTCCCAGAGAACAATCCAGCTTATTACCCACCTATTTGAAGGAAAAAGACATCCGATACATTATCAAACAAATCGCTGTAACCGATGAATATGCAAGCTTTAAATAAAACTGGATTATGGTGTGCCGCTCTGGCTCTAATGCTCAGCTTTTCAGGCTGCCAAAAGGATTATTTCGTTTACGAGATAAACGACCAGACGATCCTACCAGTTAACAGCCAAAAGATAAAACCCAAATCGATCACTCAGTATATTTCCATTCTGTATACCAATTTCTTTCAGAGAGCCATCAGTCCCAATTCCATGCTGCAGGCTCAAAAAGCGATTGAGTCTATAGGAGACAAACAAGTTGCCTTTGACATTTTGCTCAGTAAGTACATGAATGACCCTAAAGTCATCTTGCCTACGGTGGAATCCATGCGACAAGATCCTGAAGGATTCATCCGAAATACTTACAAGCGTTTTTTGGTACGCGAACCGACGGAAGCCGAACTCAACTGGATGCTCAATTACATCAAAAGCAGACCCAATGTGACGCCTGAACATTTCTACTTTGCATTTGGTACATGCAACGAGCATTTTCACTATTAATCGTCCCAACATGAACCGCAGAAAATTTATTAAAAAATCAGCCCTTGCGGCCGCTGGCACAGTAGGATTTCCCTATTTGCTGCCAACCGGATTGCTTTTGCCAGACAGCCTTCGTTGAAAGCCGAGCACGTCGTCTATGTTCAGTTTGCCGGTGGATTGCGCCAACAGGAATCGGTCCTCCAGAGATACCTGGCCGGAAGCCAGAACGAACAAATAGAGGGCAACATTATGTACAACCTGCTGGATGGGAAGCCGCCTGTAGATAAAATTGCCTATGGCACCGACGACAAACAAAACAACATCGTGGGGGCCTTTCCAATTAACCAGATCTTGCAGACATCCCTGCAAAGGCAGGGCACCCTTTTTCCGGAAGTGAGGTTTTCTAAAGGAGGAGCAGGACATTTCAATGGTCTGAGTACAGGCGTATCGGGTAATTATTATGTGACCGCAGGACTCAGACAACGTACGGCCTCTCCGACCATATTTGAATACTTGCGCAGACATGCCGGTTTTTCTGCAACTGAATGCTGGTCAATTGGCCAGGGTGTTACGGGTTCCCGACCATTGCTTAATTATTCGGCACACGAAGATTACGGCAGAAGGTATGGAGGCAATTTCCTGGCACCGCTGATCACCTTTGGGGCTCCCGGTCAGGAACACTTCATGGATTTCAAAAACTATCATCCGGATACTGACTACGAAATGTTCCGGGAAATTCGGGGCTTCCTCAATAAGAACTTCTCCAACGAGGGGTTGGAGATTCCTCACCTCTACAATACACCAGAAGAGGAAAACAGTATTCGCGAATTCATCCGGGCCACTTTTGAAAAAGTAAAGGAGGGTAGGGTTACCATGCCGCCCGTCAACGACAATGGGGACCTTAAAGTTTTAGGGTTTACGGTTGAATTGTTGCGCTGGTTCAAACCAAGGGTTACCGTGGTAGATCTCAACAACATCGATGTGTGTCACAATGATTTCACCGCATATTTAAAAAATATTCACCGTGCCGATCATGGCATTGCGTTCCTTTGGAAGGAAATTCAGTCCATACCGGGTATGAGGGACAACACCGTGATGATCGTAATGCCAGAGCATGGCCGCGACGAGCAACACAATTCCATCAAAGATCTCAACGATTGGTTTGCTTACGACCATTCCGGAAGCCCCAACGCCCGCAGGATATTTAACCTAATGGTAGGTCCCGGTATTGATGCCAATCTGAAGGTAGGATCAGAGACCAATCCAATAGGAGATGCAGCGGATGTGGTCCCCACCATTGCGGACATATTTGGCATCAAAGATCAGGTCAAAAAGGCAGGTCTTTTGGATGGGAATGCAAGGTCATTATTTGATAGAATTTAATCGTGACCCAAATGAAGAAAATCAGCTCTGCATCACTTTTTCTATTGGCCGTTTTGACCTTACATTGGGCATGTGAAAAACCGGATATTCCAAGCAACCCTTTTGACGATTACAAGCCTACTCAAGACACCGTCAAATTCATTTTTCAAGACCCGGATTCTGCCTCAATTGCAGGTTTATATACCTATATTTTCAAGCCCACCTGCGCCAATTCAGGTTGTCACGATGGAACCTTCGATCCGGATTTCCGGACGCTGGAAAGTTCCTACAACACCCTCGTATTTCGTGAATCGATCAAAAAGGACGGAAAATACCTTTATCGTGTCAAACCCTATTCACTTGACAGCTCGGCCATTCTAGCGCGCTTAAATGGTATTGTGGCACCGCAGATGCCCATCCAAATAGAACCGGATTCCGATTGGAACAAAAGAAAAGACCATTACATCTCTCTGGTACGCCGATGGATAGAATCAGGTGCTCCTGCCATCGATGGAAGCATTCCTAAAGCTGGTCTGCCCCAGATTAGACTAAAAGGTTGTCTGGCCATGATAGGCGATACAGCCTTCCTCGAGCGGAGACCATTCAGCGGGCCCTTGTTGCTTGACAGCCTCAGAGACAGCCTATATCTTTATTTCTCCTTTGGTCATGATGCACAGAATCCTTTAAGCTTTACCAACAACAAGATCAGTTTACATCCAAATCCGCATGTGTTTGACAGCACTGTGGTCACTTTAGATTTAGAGACCGGCTTCCCCAGTTTCCGGATGATTGGCTTGTATGGCGACAGCGTTATCTATACACACCGGGTTCTCATCAATCCGAATATGCTGATGTCCAACCATAGGGAACTTTATTTCCGAACTTATCTAAAAGACCAGCTCAATCCCTTGTCTGAAATACCGGCTCAAAAGGCCATTTTTTCCATGAAAAAATACATGTCCATTGAACGCACAGATTAAATTAGGGGTCTTGTTTTCAGTTTTGTTTATCTGTGTTTCCTGTCGCGACAACGCAGACGATCCACCGTTTTCCATTATACCTGAAATAAAACTGAAAAGCTTTACCCAGGATACCATTCTCGAGTTTGAGGACATACTTACGCTCAACATTCGCTATCAGGATGGGGATGGAGACCTAGGATTCGAAGAACCGGATTCCTATGCAGTGTTTATAAGGGATGCCAGACTCACCAAGTACGATGGCTTTTACCTGGCGCCGGTTGCACCTCCCGGAGCATTGATCGCCGTTCAGGGTGACCTCAAAGTGGAATTTCCTGACCTGTTTGTTTTTGGAAACCGCTCAGAGGAAAGGACCAAATTCTACATCTACATGGTGGACCGTAAAGGAAACAAGAGCAACGAACTGATTACGCCGGAAGTGATTATTAAAAAGAAAGGATGATGTCCGCACGAAAGCTTCTCAATTTTGCGCTTCTAACTTTTGTATTCGGTTTTATAACAGAATCGGAACTTTCCGCCCAACCGACCTACCCGATGCAAAATGCAAGGGTACGCGATTGTGAAGGGATATTGACCCACAGTGAAGCTGGAGAAGATAAAAACTATGACCACAACGAAGACTTTACCTTCACTATATGCGTACCCGGAGCGACCTCCATTACTTTAGACTTTGAATTCTTTGCTACCGAAAGGACCTACGATGTAATGACCATCTACGAAGGACCCAATAAAAATGGCCCCGTCATTTCAACGCTCAGTGGTATTCTGACTCCACCACCCCGCATTACGGTGAAAGGCGAATGCGTGACCATACATTTTAAAAGCGATGACAACATCACTGCGAATGGTTGGAAAATGCACTGGAAAGTTCAATTTGTATTACCGCCCCCCCCGACCCTGAAAGTAACAGCACCAACGGCTTGTCCCCTGACCGAGCTCACCTTTGAATTTGGTTATCCGGTACCCTGTGATCAGATCGTTCCCGGGAATTTCGGCCTTTTAGGTCCTGGAGGGTCCAAAATCATCTCTGCGGTGGCGCTGGATTGCGTTAACGGAAAGGCAACCAGGTTCAAGCTACAATTTGACCCTCCATTGGACAGACCTGTTAATTATAGGGTCAGTTTTACCTACAAGTACATCGACGAATGTGGGACGGAGCATTTGTTGAATACCAGCGTTTTGTTCAGCCTGAACAACTGCCCTTTTACCGTTGAGATCCAGATGC
This region of Candidatus Vicinibacter affinis genomic DNA includes:
- a CDS encoding HYR domain-containing protein — translated: MKKLLPLFLIHLALLANLILFEPELHAQVRWWPKFSLFKIHACTNPPKITCPPAFVACPGASTLPNNTGFAIGEPGGPGCNQPIVTYSDMIVSQGPCAGAIEINRIWTATDPQDPLLNSSCMQSIVLSDTGAPVITNCPPDITVTAQQNCKANVSWNPPSVTDNCGKLFLTVSHISGDVFPLGTTKVTYTAEDLCGNITYCSFNITVSGNCCKIAPTIVCPPAFSGCPKDSIFPDQTGTPTVTPGSVECAIPVVFYHDSILSTGPCEGAIKLVRNWTARDPFDTTLVVHCKQNIELIDKGLPSLSNCPTDVTVSPGVDCKAMVNWNPPVASDLCGIKSLVATHPPGSLFSEGNTKVEYVATDHCGNTISCSFSITVTTCCQVSPIITCPTDYKACPGTSTDPMVSGFATATKGQSGCADPIVSYADSISLGKCPGTKRIIRIWTATDPNNALLKSNCVQLVELKDDSPPSFTSCPSNLTVYTNTTDCKATVSWSFPTATDDCAGAVTPVGSHTSGSVFPVGITKVVYVATDGCGNAAEHSFTITVLSNCCNKPPVINCPPDYLGCPVLQCGPNVSGEAKASPSDPSCGTPILSYRDSLLNIYSACPNAKKFIRIWKATDPNDPKLYSECRQLIELNDRTPPVWNSCPANITVDAWGACEITVNWTPPTATDNCGGFVQITSNYVPGQKFTAGIHHVVYTARDACGNYINHSFTITVLGAGLKITCPADIVVDRIDPNLPGAYVNWNHPTVQSCGSCKDSLSGFIYMGTYNGSKYFCSRKPATWTEAKRICELNGGMLAVMNSPAENNYVASKLMGATAYIGLHDRNVEGFFEWVDNSPLSFTNWYPGQPNNANGDQDYGELLPDGTWNDQYNDCLREFICEVPCYEIKQIAGPPCGSLFPCGTTKVTYVATQGGYHDTCSFTVTVKCQNNGNYCESRGQWSNYTWIQKVSLGNLYNNSGNNGGYAYFPSPCNSYNWGKTYNLCLTPGFGGPNYQVYWKVWIDYNADGDFYDADELVAYGTGTGVLCGNITIPGNCNCPTRSTRMRVSMAYGGYPSNPCCTFSYGEVEDYCVIIQPQTLTGNPTSNLKSSTAAEQLKCVENCLDVLSERSIDSGADLGEVTLEPNNDLLIFPNPAREELQIKTFGHANGQINVFDARGRLVYTTACTGQQQIIDVRNWSEGYYLLSLDQTNGTKMLRKFAVIK
- a CDS encoding isoaspartyl peptidase/L-asparaginase, which encodes MLKHSIALHGGAGTILRSEMSPEKESQYLMALEEALETGFEILHKGGSALDAVEKSVSILEDCPLFNAGRGSVFTFDGKHEMDASIMDGCNLDGGAVAMLRNVKNPIHLARLVMDQSNHVFLAGEGAEEFAKSHQVEFKPSEYFYDEFRYQQWLSVKGSEEIMLDHISVKEHKFGTVGAVARDRHGNLAAATSTGGMTNKKFGRIGDTPMLGAGTYADNSSCAISCTGSGEYFIRINAAFHVHALMKYQRLNLQEACDKVVQDLLPSIGGDGGLIGVDHSGNVCLSFNTEGMYRALKDSDGNKEVLIYT
- a CDS encoding DUF1801 domain-containing protein, whose translation is MNTEIKTVDEYIASFPEEVREKLEKIRKIIKDHAPDAVENISYGMPAYKTNKKPLIYFAGFKHHIGLYATPSGHEAFKQQLSAYKQGKGSVQFPLDGPIPYDLIREIVAFRVNENNLQK
- a CDS encoding VOC family protein yields the protein MLTDIHPKLPMRNKAITKEFYLNKLKFQEFGDADHEGYLMVQRDRIQIHFFEFVELDPYINYGQIYIRTDEIEKLYQSLMDNGVKIHPQGSLQKKPWGQQEFSVLDPDHNLITFGQSI
- a CDS encoding twin-arginine translocation signal domain-containing protein, yielding MNRRKFIKKSALAAAGTVGFPYLLPTGLLLPDSLR